The genomic window ACGAAGGGCTCCAAGGTCCACTAGACTGTTAACCACGAAGCGCACGAAGGGCTCCAAGGTCCACTAGACTGTTAACCACGAAGCGCACGAAGGCGAGTAAGGTTCACTATACTGTTAACCACGAAGCGCACGAAGGCGAGTAAGGTACACAAAAATTTTTTTAGTATATGATAATCTTCTTAAAAAGGTCCTTTGTGTTCCTTGTTCGCCTTTGTGCGCTTTGTGGTGAAAGCTAGTGGTCAATATTCGCTTCTATAGTAAGTATGATCAATGATACGCTAATATTCTTCGAAAAAGGTGATCACGTGTGCAAAAAATTTAGTCGATATGTATAAAGAGAAACGTTGAATCTTTGAGTTGTCCTTCGAGTCTTTGAGATGAACATGCATCATTCTCAGGTACAACATTAACGATAACCATCTTATCCGATTACGATCACATAAACTAAAAAGAAAATAATATGCGGCATATTAAGGCCGCATCGGCATCTTATTTCTTCTTTGACGCCACTTTCTTCACGGGCGCGACCTTTTCTGCCTTTGAAGAGACATTCTTCTTTACCGGCACTTCGTCAAGAGGCACGCGTTCGGGGTTCATTATGTGAGTGTTTTTTTCGACGACAGGCGTGTATTCTTCCTGCAATACCTCTTCCTCGTCGTCAACCTGGAACACGTAATATTTGCGGACGAAATCCTTAAGCTCTTCGTCGGACACGCATGAACGCCTGTCCTCGACGTCGTACATCTTCTGGATGTCCTTATGGATGGCCTTTATGCGTATATCTCCTTTCTCTATCTGGGCCTTAATGCCAAGAAGCTCTGAAAGCGTCTCCTCTGCCTTGATCCTTATTACCTCTGTTCCGGAAGTGTCGCCTATCATAAGGTTCCTCTTACCGCCGACAAGCTCCGGCGGGAACGGCTCGTAAGTGAACGGGTTCTTGATGATACCTGCCGTGTGAATGCCCGACTCATGCGAGAATATGTTCCTGCCTACGACAGACTTGTTACGGGGCACACGGAGGCCTATCTCTCTTTCCATGTACTCTGCGAACTCGGTGACCTTCTTAAGGCTGTACCTGTCCTCGAAGCCTTCCACTCTCGTGATCAGGAACGCCACTATCTTTTCAAGCTCAGTATTGCCCGCCCTCTCGCCTATGCCGAGGAAGGTCAGGCTTGCCCAGTCTGCGCCATACCATAATCCTGCGAGCGTGTTGCCCATGGATATGCCGAAGTCATCGTGCACGTGCATCTCTATATGCTTGACGCCCATCTCCTTAAGTTTCTTGACGACTATGGGTATGCCGTACGGCTCGACAGCGTCCGGGAACGGGACCCCGTATCCCAGGGTGTCGCATATCCTTATGATGGTGTTCGGGTCTATCTCTATAAGTTTCTCTATGAACGGATAAACAAAATCGTAGTTAGCCCTCGAGGAGTCCTCGATGTGGCATCTGGTCTTCAGGCCGTGGTCCACCGCATACTGCAGCGCGTTAAGATATTTGGTCTCAGCCTCTTCGTAGCTTTTTAATCCCATCTTGTCGAAGACGTGAGAGTCCGATACGGACATCAGGATGCCGGTCTCACGGATCCCGTCCACTTTGAGCACTTCGTCTATGTCTGCAGGGTTTGCCCTGGCCCAGCCGGTGACCTCGGGGAACTCATAGCCGTAATCCATCATGGCGCGGCATGCGTCCTTATCTCGCTCGTTGTATACGAACGTTTCGAGCTTTTCTATCCTCATGTCGTGAAGGTACTCAAATATCTTGAGCTTGTGGTTCTTTTTCATCACGATGCCGGGCATCTGGCAGCCGTCACGGATGGTCGTGTCGCTGATCTTGATGTCCTTTGCATGGGGTAGTTTTATTTTAGGCATATCTTCGTAAGTTCGCATCATTTGCTAGGTCACCTACCGTAAATCCACGGATTTATTGTATGTTTTAGTTTAAAACATTTATGTTGCAAATAAACACAGCATATTGGATATAATTGTGTTAAAGCTTACTAATACGTTTTTTGGCTTGTGATTAATGATATTTTCAATCTAAATTATTTTTTAAGGATTATTCAACTATATTTTTCCTGTTAGGGACATATGCGGCTGGATATTTGTTTAATTCTGGATTATA from Methanooceanicella nereidis includes these protein-coding regions:
- a CDS encoding LeuA family protein, which gives rise to MMRTYEDMPKIKLPHAKDIKISDTTIRDGCQMPGIVMKKNHKLKIFEYLHDMRIEKLETFVYNERDKDACRAMMDYGYEFPEVTGWARANPADIDEVLKVDGIRETGILMSVSDSHVFDKMGLKSYEEAETKYLNALQYAVDHGLKTRCHIEDSSRANYDFVYPFIEKLIEIDPNTIIRICDTLGYGVPFPDAVEPYGIPIVVKKLKEMGVKHIEMHVHDDFGISMGNTLAGLWYGADWASLTFLGIGERAGNTELEKIVAFLITRVEGFEDRYSLKKVTEFAEYMEREIGLRVPRNKSVVGRNIFSHESGIHTAGIIKNPFTYEPFPPELVGGKRNLMIGDTSGTEVIRIKAEETLSELLGIKAQIEKGDIRIKAIHKDIQKMYDVEDRRSCVSDEELKDFVRKYYVFQVDDEEEVLQEEYTPVVEKNTHIMNPERVPLDEVPVKKNVSSKAEKVAPVKKVASKKK